A single Cannabis sativa cultivar Pink pepper isolate KNU-18-1 chromosome 7, ASM2916894v1, whole genome shotgun sequence DNA region contains:
- the LOC133029303 gene encoding uncharacterized protein LOC133029303: MSGVRATTYAEVLEKALEAELCESRIQKDNTARWEARKASNGGGDNKRKLPSNQHNEADKRNKIGSNNYKGKKPYVEYPLCPTCGRKHPGECRLKGKTCYKCGQPGHYKKDCPQKGDQLKDDKLVPARVFALTRGEAETSNTVVADK; the protein is encoded by the exons ATGTCAGGAGTAAGGGCAACCACGTATGCTGAGGTACTGGAAAAAGCCCTAGAAGCTGAGTTGTGTGAAAGTCGTATACAGAAAGACAATACAGCAAGGTGGGAGGCCAGAAAGGCCAGTAATGGAGGTGGTGATAACAAAAGAAAACTGCCAAGTAACCAACACAACGAAGCCGACAAGAGAAACAAGATAGGGTCCAATAACTACAAAGGGAAGAAGCCATATGTGGAGTACCCCCTATGCCCAACATGTGGTCGTAAGCATCCGGGAGAATGTCGACTGAAAGGCAAGACTTGTTACAAGTGTGGGCAACCAGGCCACTATAAGAAGGACTGTCCACAAAAGGGTGATCAACTCAAGGATGACAAACTTGTCCCAGCTCGAGTATTTGCACTAACCAGAGGGGAGGCTGAGACTAGTAACACTGTGGTTGCAG ataagtaa